Proteins from a genomic interval of Paenibacillus sp. FSL H8-0048:
- the tnpA gene encoding IS200/IS605 family transposase gives MNYHFVFCPRYRRKVLVDQVEIQFKQIVMEICAEQDWQLLAMEVMPDHVHIFLNALPTDSPAELMAKLKGITSRRLREQFKHLNHLPSLWTRAYLVSTAGNVSSETIKQYVEEQKKRG, from the coding sequence ATTAACTATCATTTTGTTTTTTGCCCTAGATACAGACGTAAAGTGCTAGTCGATCAAGTAGAGATTCAGTTTAAGCAAATCGTTATGGAGATATGTGCCGAACAGGATTGGCAGTTACTCGCAATGGAAGTCATGCCTGATCATGTGCATATTTTTCTAAACGCACTGCCAACCGATTCTCCCGCAGAACTTATGGCGAAATTGAAAGGAATCACTTCCCGTCGCCTCCGTGAACAATTTAAGCACTTGAACCACTTGCCTTCCCTCTGGACTCGTGCCTACTTGGTCAGTACGGCAGGGAACGTTTCAAGCGAAACGATCAAACAATATGTTGAAGAACAAAAAAAGAGGGGGTGA
- a CDS encoding DUF4367 domain-containing protein: MPEGFAFDHGEFYKDEEGVSGQIVELLFGSKDKNKRIWMQLRLANEENAFSMATDDKVEQVKLKGTDAVLVSDRSLDWEANGVMYSLSTRGLDRAEVLKIAESINW; the protein is encoded by the coding sequence CTGCCTGAGGGCTTTGCCTTTGACCATGGGGAGTTCTATAAGGATGAGGAGGGCGTAAGCGGTCAGATTGTTGAGCTGCTCTTTGGCAGCAAGGATAAGAATAAGCGGATCTGGATGCAGCTGCGCCTGGCCAATGAGGAGAATGCCTTTTCAATGGCAACTGACGACAAGGTGGAGCAGGTGAAGCTTAAGGGGACGGATGCGGTTCTGGTCAGTGACAGAAGCCTGGACTGGGAAGCGAACGGCGTGATGTATAGCCTCAGCACCCGCGGTCTTGACCGGGCTGAGGTGCTGAAGATCGCAGAGTCGATTAACTGGTAA
- a CDS encoding RNA-guided endonuclease InsQ/TnpB family protein, with product MQTVTIQIRICPTHPSVLVDMGNEYIRTVNELTEQAERSGTFPKLTSKTVHANLPSAVKNQVIRDAKSLFQRFKKTKKRPHLQKRVYYVNNQNYKIWGNHISFPVMLEGKVQRLVIPALLSDRERDMLSNGKLGLLRVVQKSAKWFVQISIDRPTQPADGHEVMGIDLGLKVPAVVFTSSGKTKFCGNGRKNKFVRRKYSSYRRKLGKLKKLSAIRKQNDKESRFMKDQNHKISRQIVNMAIQERVSVIKLEKLTNIRKTTRTSRKNAKNLHQWSFYQLQMFIGYKATLAGIQVVEVNPAFTSQTCPSCGERNKAKDRTYQCECGYTAHRDRVGAINIMRQPVADGNSLPA from the coding sequence CTGCAAACCGTAACGATTCAAATCCGCATTTGTCCAACCCATCCGTCTGTATTGGTGGATATGGGTAATGAATATATCCGAACCGTCAACGAATTAACGGAGCAAGCCGAAAGGTCCGGAACGTTTCCGAAGCTAACTTCAAAAACCGTACATGCCAATCTACCCTCTGCCGTAAAGAATCAAGTGATTCGAGACGCCAAAAGCCTATTTCAGCGGTTTAAGAAAACGAAGAAGCGACCTCATCTCCAAAAGAGGGTGTATTACGTGAATAATCAAAATTATAAGATTTGGGGCAACCACATTTCTTTTCCAGTGATGCTGGAAGGAAAAGTACAACGTCTGGTGATCCCTGCGCTTCTTTCGGATCGGGAGCGGGACATGCTTTCGAATGGGAAGCTTGGACTTCTGCGAGTTGTTCAAAAATCAGCGAAATGGTTTGTTCAAATTTCAATCGACCGGCCGACCCAACCAGCCGATGGTCATGAAGTGATGGGGATTGATTTAGGCTTAAAAGTGCCCGCAGTTGTCTTTACCTCTAGCGGGAAGACCAAATTTTGCGGAAACGGACGTAAAAATAAGTTTGTTCGCCGTAAGTACAGTAGCTATCGCCGCAAATTAGGAAAGCTTAAAAAGTTATCCGCGATTCGTAAACAGAACGACAAGGAAAGTCGTTTTATGAAAGATCAAAATCACAAAATTAGCCGCCAGATCGTGAATATGGCGATTCAAGAAAGGGTATCTGTCATCAAGCTAGAGAAGCTGACGAATATCCGTAAGACGACAAGAACAAGTCGTAAAAACGCCAAGAATCTGCATCAATGGTCGTTCTATCAGTTGCAAATGTTCATCGGATATAAGGCGACACTCGCTGGAATCCAAGTGGTTGAAGTGAATCCAGCATTCACTTCGCAAACCTGTCCCTCTTGTGGAGAGCGGAACAAAGCAAAGGATCGAACGTATCAATGCGAATGCGGTTATACAGCACATCGGGATCGGGTCGGTGCGATTAACATCATGCGTCAACCTGTGGCAGATGGTAACAGTCTGCCAGCCTAG
- a CDS encoding LolA family protein, producing MRRITWVLAIIMSVALVLAGCGKKDAASVVKDLNQVSDKLESKQGAYQGSGTMTLYTGEQPQDYKVEVWYKNPSYYRISLSNVQKDVKQIVLRNDEGVFVLTPSLGKSFRFQSDWPDSQGQVYLYQTLLKGIVNDNNRQFVEDGDNYVFEVAANYQSSALVRQKIWLNKKTYEPKQVQVSDSEAKVVVNVTFDSFKFDPEFTADSFDMQKNMAAGSPSENTMAEVDQEGNPVVSEDSEQTGEPVTAELGDFGIIEPAYIPAGVKLKDTNKIEGSKDHAVLIRYDGIYQYTIMEARPLDRAVSLAPGTLVDLGFTAGLLSGDEQHTLTWMSEGVEYRITSANLPVTEMMQIAASMEEQSGK from the coding sequence ATGCGCCGGATAACATGGGTACTCGCGATCATTATGAGCGTGGCCTTAGTATTGGCGGGGTGCGGGAAGAAGGATGCCGCCTCTGTGGTCAAGGATCTGAATCAAGTGTCTGACAAGCTGGAGAGCAAGCAGGGAGCTTATCAGGGCTCAGGCACGATGACCTTGTACACCGGAGAGCAGCCGCAGGATTACAAGGTGGAGGTATGGTATAAGAATCCTTCGTATTACCGGATCAGCCTGTCGAACGTCCAGAAGGACGTGAAGCAGATTGTGCTGCGCAATGATGAGGGCGTATTCGTCCTGACCCCAAGCCTTGGCAAAAGCTTCCGCTTCCAGAGCGACTGGCCGGACAGCCAGGGTCAGGTGTATCTGTACCAGACGCTGCTGAAGGGAATTGTCAACGACAACAACCGGCAGTTCGTGGAGGACGGGGATAATTATGTGTTCGAGGTCGCTGCCAACTATCAGAGCAGTGCACTGGTCCGCCAGAAGATCTGGCTGAACAAAAAGACCTATGAGCCGAAGCAGGTGCAGGTATCGGATTCCGAAGCCAAGGTAGTGGTGAACGTGACCTTCGACAGCTTCAAGTTCGATCCGGAATTCACAGCAGATTCCTTCGATATGCAGAAGAATATGGCGGCCGGCAGCCCTTCCGAGAATACGATGGCGGAAGTGGATCAGGAAGGCAATCCGGTGGTCTCGGAAGATAGTGAACAGACCGGTGAGCCGGTTACGGCCGAGCTGGGCGACTTCGGGATCATTGAGCCGGCTTACATTCCGGCCGGTGTGAAGCTGAAGGACACCAATAAGATTGAAGGCAGCAAGGACCATGCGGTGCTGATCCGCTATGACGGCATCTACCAGTATACGATTATGGAAGCCCGTCCGCTGGACCGTGCGGTGTCGCTGGCTCCCGGAACACTGGTCGATCTGGGCTTCACGGCAGGCCTGCTTAGCGGGGATGAGCAGCATACGCTGACCTGGATGAGCGAGGGTGTAGAGTACCGGATTACAAGCGCAAATCTGCCAGTTACGGAAATGATGCAAATAGCCGCTTCTATGGAGGAACAATCGGGTAAATAA
- a CDS encoding TetR/AcrR family transcriptional regulator, translating into MRAIIGPIGRSRGGITIKGRSDGEETKSRILEHATSLFAQKGYGAVSMNEVCTAAKVSKGSLYHHFPGKDELFLYVVEVDTLKWLKEWEELRSGISGTEARLYALGDHYAKDVQNPLIHALEEYGRSHTLSEEIRERLSHIFESVTEACRVLLQEGMDSGYLIRGDLENYVITLSAMLEGISRVHEITGRTDTPETIRAYYRAGIQILLQGIGSGKIEQ; encoded by the coding sequence CTGCGTGCTATAATTGGACCGATCGGTCGGTCTAGAGGAGGGATAACCATTAAGGGACGTTCAGATGGAGAAGAAACGAAGAGCCGGATTCTGGAGCATGCCACCAGTTTATTTGCGCAAAAGGGCTATGGCGCTGTAAGCATGAACGAGGTCTGCACAGCCGCGAAGGTTAGCAAGGGCAGTCTGTATCACCATTTTCCGGGCAAGGATGAATTGTTCCTGTACGTGGTGGAGGTGGATACCCTGAAGTGGCTCAAGGAGTGGGAGGAGCTGCGGAGCGGGATTAGCGGAACGGAAGCCCGTCTATACGCGCTTGGGGATCATTATGCAAAAGATGTCCAGAATCCGCTAATTCATGCCCTGGAGGAATACGGAAGATCCCATACGCTGTCGGAGGAGATCCGTGAGCGCCTCTCGCATATTTTCGAATCGGTGACAGAGGCCTGCCGTGTACTGCTGCAAGAGGGGATGGATTCCGGTTATTTGATCCGTGGTGATCTGGAGAACTATGTAATCACGCTCAGCGCCATGCTGGAGGGAATCAGCCGGGTCCATGAGATCACAGGGCGGACCGATACCCCGGAGACGATCAGGGCATACTACCGTGCGGGAATTCAGATCCTGCTTCAGGGGATAGGGTCCGGGAAGATTGAGCAATGA
- a CDS encoding MFS transporter has protein sequence MSLLLKNRGAMLLLMMNIFLAFTGIGLVVPIMPTYMNELGIGGSVVGLLVAAFSLTQLLVSPFAGRLSDKMGRKKIIVGGLAVFAFSELLFGLANASWVLFVSRMLGGIGAAMIMPAVMAYVADTTSPEERAKGMGFINAAITTGFIIGPGIGGYLAELGIRVPFFVAAGAAAIVAVITLLVLPESRSAELREEARTMEGNNDSLIMQLMRSYREPYFFGLIIVFVLSFGLANYETVFGLFVDHKFAFTPKDIAFVLTFGSIAGAVVQITAFSWILNKFGESRVISACLMIAGLSILLTLFVHGFVAIVSVTFVVFLAMDILRPAVGTQLSKMADDSQQGLVMGMNSAYTSLGNIAGPIVAGVLFDLDINFPYAVAALVLFISFMLSVGYARRRRSKQVTAVR, from the coding sequence ATGTCATTACTGTTAAAGAACCGGGGAGCGATGCTGCTCCTGATGATGAATATCTTTTTGGCGTTCACGGGGATTGGACTAGTTGTCCCTATTATGCCTACCTATATGAACGAGCTGGGCATTGGCGGGAGTGTGGTGGGACTGCTGGTGGCAGCCTTCTCGCTGACGCAGCTGCTGGTCTCGCCCTTCGCCGGAAGACTGTCGGATAAGATGGGCCGCAAAAAAATCATCGTCGGCGGGCTGGCCGTATTCGCCTTCTCAGAGCTTCTGTTCGGTCTGGCCAACGCCTCCTGGGTGCTGTTCGTATCTAGAATGCTAGGCGGTATCGGTGCTGCGATGATTATGCCTGCGGTTATGGCTTATGTGGCCGACACCACCTCCCCGGAGGAACGGGCCAAGGGTATGGGCTTCATCAACGCAGCCATTACCACCGGCTTCATCATCGGGCCGGGAATCGGCGGCTATCTTGCGGAGCTTGGCATCCGTGTCCCCTTCTTCGTCGCTGCGGGAGCGGCTGCCATTGTTGCGGTTATTACCCTGCTGGTCCTGCCGGAATCGCGTTCAGCGGAGCTGCGGGAAGAAGCAAGAACGATGGAAGGTAATAATGATAGTCTAATCATGCAGCTCATGCGCTCGTATCGTGAGCCTTATTTCTTCGGATTAATTATTGTATTCGTGCTGTCCTTCGGACTGGCCAACTATGAGACGGTATTCGGACTGTTCGTGGATCACAAATTCGCGTTCACCCCTAAGGATATTGCGTTTGTCCTGACGTTCGGCTCCATTGCCGGGGCAGTGGTACAGATTACCGCATTCAGCTGGATTCTGAACAAATTCGGAGAGAGCCGGGTCATTTCCGCCTGTCTGATGATCGCGGGCCTGTCGATTCTTCTGACGCTGTTCGTGCATGGCTTTGTAGCGATTGTTTCGGTGACCTTTGTTGTTTTTCTGGCGATGGATATTCTTCGCCCGGCGGTCGGCACCCAGCTGTCCAAGATGGCAGATGATTCGCAGCAGGGCCTGGTGATGGGGATGAACTCCGCATATACGAGCCTTGGCAACATTGCCGGCCCGATTGTGGCGGGTGTCCTGTTCGATCTGGATATCAATTTCCCTTATGCGGTGGCTGCGCTCGTCTTGTTCATCAGCTTCATGCTGTCGGTAGGCTATGCGCGGCGGAGAAGAAGCAAGCAGGTTACTGCGGTGCGCTAG
- a CDS encoding TetR/AcrR family transcriptional regulator, with amino-acid sequence MEKKRGRPRNTEAKNAILNASYELLLETGFGAVTVEKIAEQAQVSKATIYKWWPNKAAVVMDGYLYAANARLPIPDTGSAKEDILIHAGTLAQFLTSREGKVITELIGEGQSDAGLAEAYRNRYFGPRRQEAWKLFERGIAQGELKQGLDIGSCIDLVYGPIFYRLLLTGGTLDEDSVRALVSLALQALEA; translated from the coding sequence GTGGAGAAAAAAAGAGGCCGTCCGCGCAACACCGAGGCCAAGAACGCTATTCTAAACGCTTCATATGAATTATTGCTGGAGACCGGCTTCGGCGCAGTTACTGTGGAGAAGATCGCGGAGCAGGCCCAGGTCAGTAAGGCAACGATCTATAAATGGTGGCCGAATAAAGCGGCGGTAGTAATGGACGGATATCTGTACGCTGCTAACGCCAGACTTCCTATCCCCGATACCGGTTCCGCCAAAGAGGACATTCTGATTCATGCAGGAACGCTCGCGCAGTTCCTCACCAGCCGGGAAGGTAAAGTCATTACGGAGCTCATCGGTGAAGGGCAGTCCGATGCCGGACTGGCGGAGGCATACCGGAACAGATACTTCGGCCCGCGCCGCCAGGAGGCCTGGAAGCTATTCGAACGGGGGATTGCCCAGGGGGAGCTGAAGCAGGGACTCGATATCGGGAGCTGTATCGATCTCGTCTACGGCCCTATTTTTTACCGGCTGCTGCTGACCGGAGGAACCTTGGACGAAGACTCCGTCAGAGCCCTGGTGTCACTTGCCCTTCAGGCGCTTGAAGCCTGA
- a CDS encoding sigma-70 family RNA polymerase sigma factor, with the protein MKTTDPYSQLIELTLAGSREAYGELYEATIHDVYKTVRFLVTGLSDAEDVVQEIYIELHRSLSRFDRTQPFRPWLMGLTMRQVHAYRRRNWRHLRIMNKAELTSETMVQDFSSDVVERMTNRVLTEGVSRLPYKLKQVIILHYLHEYSQEEISVILQIPLGTVKSRLHAALQKLRRKHQADTIRLGKVEELYESRT; encoded by the coding sequence ATGAAGACAACTGATCCATACTCGCAGCTCATCGAGCTCACGCTAGCCGGCAGCCGTGAAGCATACGGTGAGTTATATGAGGCAACCATTCATGATGTCTATAAGACCGTGCGTTTCCTCGTTACCGGGCTTTCAGATGCAGAGGATGTTGTGCAGGAAATTTATATTGAACTGCACCGCTCTCTAAGTAGATTCGACAGGACGCAACCTTTTAGACCCTGGCTTATGGGGCTCACGATGCGGCAGGTTCATGCTTACAGGCGCAGAAACTGGAGACATCTGCGGATTATGAACAAAGCGGAGCTGACCAGTGAGACGATGGTACAGGATTTCTCCAGCGATGTCGTAGAGCGGATGACAAACCGGGTACTTACCGAAGGGGTTAGCCGTTTGCCGTATAAGCTGAAGCAAGTCATCATTCTACATTATCTGCATGAGTACTCACAGGAGGAGATATCGGTAATTCTTCAGATCCCGCTCGGGACAGTGAAATCACGGCTTCATGCCGCATTGCAGAAGCTAAGACGGAAGCATCAGGCGGATACGATCAGATTGGGGAAGGTGGAGGAGTTGTATGAGTCTCGAACATGA
- a CDS encoding MFS transporter gives MKTGVPLQQQADSPEAVKAVPGWITFLLAVSCGLIVANLYYTQTLVGPIGQAIHLSAGATGLIVTLTQIGYVAGLLFIVPLSDIIENRRLTVMSLILVVAALALSVLATNAPLFLAASLLIGLGSVAAQVLVPYASYLATEEDRGRVVGNVMSGLLLGIMFARPIASFMAGLWGWKSIFIVSAVVTALLTLLLSRILPARKPAPGLRYGQLLRSLGTLLTHTPVLRRRALYQASLFGAFSLFWTTVPLHLSSEFHLSQQGIALFALAGVGGAVAAPIAGRLADKGWTRLLTGLGISLAALSFILAYLLRDSSNLTLGLLVLTAILLDMSVSGNLVLGQRAIYSLGNETRGRLNGLFMAIFFIGGAVGSSLGGWAYAYGGWSLTTLIGLALPGLALIYFLTGKKEQA, from the coding sequence ATGAAGACTGGAGTTCCGTTGCAACAACAAGCAGATTCCCCTGAAGCCGTCAAAGCTGTTCCCGGCTGGATCACATTTCTGCTGGCCGTATCCTGCGGACTGATTGTGGCAAATCTCTATTATACCCAGACGCTGGTGGGGCCCATCGGGCAGGCGATTCATCTGTCGGCCGGAGCGACAGGGCTAATCGTTACCCTGACGCAGATCGGTTACGTAGCCGGACTGCTGTTCATTGTCCCGCTCAGCGACATTATTGAGAACCGCCGGCTGACGGTGATGTCGCTGATTCTGGTTGTGGCCGCCCTGGCGCTGTCCGTCCTGGCAACGAATGCACCGCTGTTCCTGGCCGCCTCCTTGCTGATCGGGCTGGGCTCGGTAGCAGCGCAGGTCCTGGTGCCCTATGCCTCCTATCTGGCCACAGAGGAAGATCGCGGCCGCGTAGTAGGCAATGTAATGAGCGGACTGCTGCTGGGCATTATGTTCGCCCGCCCGATCGCCAGCTTTATGGCCGGACTCTGGGGCTGGAAATCCATCTTCATCGTCTCGGCTGTCGTAACGGCGCTGCTGACGCTGCTCCTGTCCCGTATTCTGCCCGCCCGGAAGCCCGCTCCCGGCTTGAGATACGGACAATTACTCCGCTCTCTGGGCACATTGCTCACACATACGCCGGTGCTGCGGCGCCGCGCTCTATACCAGGCCAGTCTGTTCGGCGCCTTCAGTCTGTTCTGGACGACCGTTCCCTTGCACCTGTCCAGCGAGTTTCATCTGTCCCAGCAAGGAATCGCCCTGTTTGCCCTGGCTGGTGTGGGCGGAGCTGTAGCCGCGCCGATTGCGGGCAGATTGGCTGACAAGGGCTGGACCCGGTTATTGACCGGTCTTGGCATTTCACTGGCCGCTCTCTCTTTTATCCTGGCTTACCTGCTGAGGGATAGCTCCAATCTTACACTAGGCCTGCTGGTGCTGACGGCGATTCTGCTCGATATGAGCGTGTCCGGTAATCTGGTGCTGGGGCAGCGGGCGATTTATTCACTGGGCAATGAGACCCGAGGGCGGCTGAACGGCTTGTTCATGGCGATTTTCTTCATTGGAGGTGCCGTGGGATCATCACTCGGGGGCTGGGCGTACGCTTACGGCGGCTGGAGTCTGACCACTCTAATCGGGCTGGCACTGCCAGGGCTGGCGCTGATCTACTTTTTGACCGGGAAGAAGGAGCAAGCTTGA
- a CDS encoding type II toxin-antitoxin system PemK/MazF family toxin — translation MIVKRGDVFFADLSPVVGSEQGGVRPVLIIQNDIGNRFSPTVIVAAITAQIQKAKLPTHVEIDAAAHGFDRDSVILLEQVRTIDKQRLTDKITHLDDETMKLVDDSLQISLGLIDF, via the coding sequence TTGATTGTTAAACGCGGCGACGTTTTTTTTGCCGACCTTTCACCGGTTGTGGGTTCTGAGCAAGGTGGAGTAAGGCCGGTACTGATCATTCAGAACGATATTGGCAATCGTTTCAGCCCGACTGTGATTGTGGCAGCTATCACTGCCCAGATCCAGAAGGCCAAGCTGCCGACGCATGTCGAGATTGATGCAGCTGCCCATGGCTTTGACCGGGATTCTGTGATTCTGCTGGAGCAGGTTCGTACCATTGACAAGCAACGCTTAACGGATAAAATCACCCACCTGGACGATGAGACCATGAAGCTGGTGGATGATTCGCTGCAAATCAGCCTGGGGCTGATTGATTTTTGA
- a CDS encoding DUF3600 domain-containing protein yields MKKWLMAAIVAAALIIPTGAYAGYNYLADTLYGSQDSLAQIGGTQQQYDRLEAKLQQSRSSLSEEDFKVLTSVLHELAVYNRQIADEQGVLQFDKLSDTDLIRYKKLAAEVEPFNAKLNQAGAPLTATTMTDSDFAAFSDRLLDKAEQTFSGEELARVRQLIEEWKGYNASLTGPDGGQLESIPDDRMAEQAALLDKLNPYLKKMGYMFKPATR; encoded by the coding sequence ATGAAAAAATGGCTAATGGCGGCCATAGTAGCGGCGGCCTTAATTATTCCTACCGGAGCTTATGCCGGTTATAACTATCTGGCGGATACTCTGTATGGCTCACAGGATAGCTTGGCACAGATTGGAGGAACCCAGCAGCAATATGACCGGCTTGAGGCTAAGCTTCAGCAGTCAAGGTCCAGCTTAAGTGAGGAAGATTTCAAAGTCTTAACATCTGTGCTGCATGAGTTAGCCGTCTATAATCGGCAGATTGCAGATGAGCAGGGCGTGCTGCAATTCGATAAGCTGAGTGATACAGACTTGATACGCTATAAGAAGTTGGCTGCTGAAGTTGAGCCATTTAATGCCAAGCTCAATCAGGCTGGAGCCCCACTTACAGCAACAACTATGACGGATTCTGATTTCGCCGCTTTCAGTGACCGGTTGCTGGATAAGGCGGAACAGACTTTTAGCGGGGAGGAGCTGGCTAGAGTCCGGCAATTGATAGAGGAATGGAAGGGGTACAACGCGTCACTCACCGGACCGGACGGCGGGCAGTTGGAGAGTATACCGGATGATAGGATGGCAGAACAGGCAGCGTTACTTGACAAGCTGAACCCCTATTTGAAAAAGATGGGGTACATGTTTAAGCCTGCAACTCGCTAA
- the alr gene encoding alanine racemase — protein sequence MKASYRPTAAEINLDDLRANYEAFRGVLPQETKFMGCVKGNAYGHGAVEVTRELERLGADYVSVAFLDEALELRQAGILLPILVLGYTSPEGIAVAWENNITVTLFTPEVLEAVSTLPVEKEHRLKVHIKIDSGMGRLGLLPEDAPAFIAEVHAVAQAELEGMFTHFARADERNKSYTLMQHRRFMSVTEALRDMDITIPIIHTGNSATAIDTPLLSINMVRVGISLYGFYPSAEVNRELVALHPVMTLKTQAVYVKTLPPDSGISYGTRYFTVDDEVIATLPVGYADGYSRMLTGKAEVLIRGRRVPVVGTICMDQCMVSLKSFALEAEQIKAGEEVVLIGRQGTESITADELALHLGTIHYEVICMLAHRVPRVYVRQGTLPNLVNPLLQA from the coding sequence GTGAAGGCAAGCTATCGGCCGACAGCAGCCGAGATTAACCTGGATGATTTGCGTGCCAACTACGAAGCTTTTCGCGGCGTATTGCCGCAGGAGACCAAGTTCATGGGATGCGTCAAAGGAAATGCGTATGGACATGGAGCAGTGGAGGTGACGCGGGAGCTGGAGCGGCTTGGAGCAGATTACGTCAGTGTTGCTTTTCTGGATGAAGCATTGGAGTTGCGTCAGGCGGGAATACTACTTCCTATCCTGGTGCTGGGCTATACTTCACCGGAGGGCATTGCCGTAGCCTGGGAGAACAATATTACCGTTACACTGTTCACACCGGAGGTACTGGAAGCGGTTAGCACCCTTCCTGTAGAGAAGGAGCACCGGCTGAAGGTACACATCAAGATTGACAGCGGAATGGGAAGACTGGGCTTATTGCCGGAGGATGCGCCTGCATTCATCGCTGAGGTTCATGCGGTGGCACAGGCGGAGCTTGAAGGCATGTTTACCCATTTTGCCAGAGCAGACGAACGCAACAAAAGCTATACACTAATGCAGCACCGACGGTTCATGAGCGTGACGGAAGCGCTTCGGGACATGGACATTACCATCCCGATCATACATACGGGCAATAGCGCTACGGCCATTGATACACCTCTACTATCCATTAACATGGTGCGTGTAGGCATAAGCTTGTACGGATTCTACCCCTCGGCTGAGGTGAACCGCGAGCTGGTGGCCTTGCACCCGGTAATGACGCTGAAGACGCAGGCTGTATATGTCAAAACCCTGCCGCCTGACTCAGGCATCAGCTACGGCACCCGGTACTTCACGGTAGACGATGAGGTTATCGCTACGCTCCCCGTGGGGTACGCTGACGGATATTCCCGCATGCTAACAGGCAAAGCGGAGGTGCTAATACGCGGACGCCGCGTTCCTGTCGTCGGAACGATCTGCATGGACCAGTGTATGGTATCACTCAAATCTTTCGCTCTAGAAGCGGAACAAATCAAAGCAGGCGAAGAGGTTGTACTCATCGGCCGCCAGGGCACCGAGTCGATCACGGCAGATGAACTGGCGCTCCATTTAGGGACGATCCACTACGAAGTAATCTGTATGCTGGCTCACCGGGTACCGCGCGTGTATGTACGCCAAGGTACACTACCTAACCTCGTTAATCCCTTGCTGCAAGCCTAA
- a CDS encoding CopG family ribbon-helix-helix protein, whose translation MANLQNTKRIMISLPDHLLQEVDGIVQLENSNRSELIRQAMKLYLSDRRKRTIRESMQRGYMEMAKINLTMACEAFLAEEDADSTLGRLVSGV comes from the coding sequence GTGGCCAATTTGCAGAACACCAAAAGAATCATGATCAGCTTGCCCGATCATCTCTTGCAGGAAGTAGATGGGATCGTTCAACTGGAGAACTCTAACCGTAGTGAATTGATCAGGCAGGCCATGAAGCTGTACTTGAGCGATCGGAGAAAACGTACCATCCGCGAGTCCATGCAGCGGGGCTATATGGAAATGGCTAAGATTAATTTGACCATGGCATGCGAGGCATTTCTCGCAGAGGAAGATGCAGACAGTACTCTTGGCCGCTTAGTAAGCGGGGTGTAA